Part of the Pseudobacteroides sp. genome is shown below.
GGTTTGTTCACCTGAAACCGACCCTGAAGGCTTTAAGGTACTTAGAGCGGCTTATGAGGAAGCACTGCAGAAAGCAAGTGAGGATGCGACAGCGTCAGACAAGGCATTGACTCCGGTAGATGAGTTTATGAAAAGGTTTAAAGAAAACTACAACAATTTTGAGAAAAGGATTGACACTTCTACCTGGAAAGGGCTTTTAGAGAGCGATATTTGCTACAATATCGATACCGGCAAGGAAATTGGCGAAAGAATTCTTGCTTTTCTAATGGATAACTACAGCCTGCCTCATGGGGTTTGGACAACATTTAACAGCTATTTCTCATGGGTTGCCAAGAAAGAAAAACTATATTTGCAATTTCCGAAGAACTTTATTGATTTTGTGATATATAAGGTAACCAACAAGGACTATTTTAGGTATCACAAGCTGTTGGGATGTCCTGGCGGTAAGCAGGAAACCTTTATAAACGAATACAACAAAGGTTGTCATTCAATTGAGGATTATGATTTGTATTCAACTATGAAGTCTATTGAAGCAGCAAATGAAATATGCCCTGAGCACCCGGATTTAGTAATATTAAAATCCAGATATATGGCTACCAACGGAAGACTTGAAGAGGCAAAGGCCATGCTGGATGACCTTATAAATAAGGAGCCGGGTGATCTGTATGCACATTATTATAGGGGCAATCTCCACTTCAGACTTGGAGACTTCAATACGGCATATGAGGATTATAAAAAGGCAATCGAAATAAAGCCTGATTTTATTGATGTGCTATTCTCCATAGGCAAGTGCTGCATCAGCCTCGGCAAATATGAAGAGGCAGTAGAGCGTCTTGAAAAGCTTAGGGACATGCTTCAATACAATAGGGATGTGAGGGTTCTAATTGGTTGTGCATACCAGTTCCAGGTAGAGCAATTGGAAGCTGTATCAAAAGAAAATCCTGATGATATGGGAATAAAGTTAAAGCTTGCGGAAGCATATTTGGCTTCAAACAAGATAGAGGAGAGCTATGGCATGCTAAGCCAGCTTGAGCAGAACGGCAACATGAATAATGAAAGCTATCTGCTTTACTGCAAGGTTCTCCTGGCTATGGAGAAAAAGGAACTGGCATATACTACTGTAAACAGGGCATTGGAGATTTATCCCGGTGATTATGATCTTACAGTTTATAAGGCGTGTATAATAGATGAGTTCGGAAGGTATGAAGAATCTATACTGTTTTATGACAAGGCAATTGAAATGAAGGGCGATGATGCCCTTACTTACAATAATAGAGCTTTTGCATTAAACAAGCTGGAGCGGTTTAAAGAGGCTCTCGAAAGTGCCGAAAATTCAATAAGATTGGACTCTAAAATGGCACATGCTTATAAAAATAAGGCAGAAGCCCTATTGGGGCTAGAGCTATATGAAGAATGTATAGAGGCCTGTGAAGAAGCCCTTAATATTTACCTTTATCTGGTTGATATTTATGTTATCAAGATGAAGCTTCTTATTAGGGTTGGGCAGTATGAGGAGGCACTAAATATTTTCTCAAGAGCGGCTGAATATGGATTATCAGACACAAGGCTATATATTGAGAAGGCAAATATTATGAGGACATATGAAAAATATGACGATGCCATAGGGCTTTGTGATCAAGCAATTGCATTGGATGAAGATTGCACTGATGCATATTACTACAAAGGGGTTTGCTTCTTTAATAAAGACAACTATCAGGATGCATTAGACTGTTTGAATAAAGTTATTGAGATGGATAAAAAGTATGAAGTGGCTTACTATTATAGGGCATTAAGCCTGCTCAATATGAATGAACAGGATCAGGCACTGAGTGAAATAGACAAGGCTATTGCACTTAAGCATAGAATTACAGATCGCTTTCATAAATTGAAGGGGGATGTCTACTCCAATCGTAACGATTATGTTTCGGCAGTTCAGGAATACAAGAAAGCCATAAATATTAATCCCTCATATGCTCCGTATTATTACGTAACAGGATCGGCTCTCAATAACGCAAAGGTTTATCAGGAGTCTTTGGTATATCTCAATAAGGCTATTGAATTGGACCCATCAATGATAGATGCTTATATTGACAAGAGCCACACCCTCTACTGTATTGGGGATTACAAGCAATGTGTCGTTCAGTGCAACCTGGCATTGGAGATAAATAGCGGTTATCTTCTGGCATACCAGAATAAGGCATGGGCTTTGTATAAATTGGGACAGATAAATGAAGCGGAACAATCATGTAACAACGGTCTTAAGATAGATGGAAATTATGAGAACCTCTTGAACCTAAAGCTCTTGATCCTAAAGGATAAAGGTCTTTACAATGATGCACTTATAGTAACCGACAGACTTTTGGAGATAAGCCCAAATGATGAGAGTATAATCCACTTACGAGAGGAATTATTAAGGAAGATAGGGCCAAAGAAGGGTCTCTTAGATTCCTTGTTCGGGAAAAGATAAATGCAATTTTAGAAGTGATTTTACTGCTAATTAATAAGCTATTTAAACTTAATCTTAACAGTAAAATCACTTCATTATCTAGTTTTTATCCCATAACTATTTCTACTTTATGCTTTTTCCCATCATCTACAAGAGGTATGGAATTATTGATCTTTTTATCATCAAGAACAATCTTCCGCACACCTCTGTTAACTCCTTGAGGGTTTCTGACCTCTATTTTATAGATCGAGCTGCCGTAGTTGTAATTAATGGTGTATCCTTTCCACTTCTTGGGTATGCAAGGGTCAATAATTATGGAATTGCCTTCCTTTCTAAATCCCAGTATATATTCGATACCCGACTTATAGTACCAGCTGGCAGAGCCTGTATACCATGTCCAGCCTCCCCTTCCTACATGAGGAGGGATTGCATACACATCTGCAGGCATAACATATGGTTCTACCTTATACTTCGATACCTCCATGTGAGTCCTCGTATGATTAATGGGGTTTATCAGGTCAAAGAGCTCTAAAGCTTTATCACCATCTCCAAGCTTGGCAAATGCAATTATAACCCAGGCAGCAGCATGGGTATACTGCCCCCCATTTTCGCGTACTCCAGGAATATAGCTCTTTATATATCCTGGTTCTA
Proteins encoded:
- a CDS encoding tetratricopeptide repeat protein, translating into MDCFKVLEINPTNDVKVIKRAYSTKLKVCSPETDPEGFKVLRAAYEEALQKASEDATASDKALTPVDEFMKRFKENYNNFEKRIDTSTWKGLLESDICYNIDTGKEIGERILAFLMDNYSLPHGVWTTFNSYFSWVAKKEKLYLQFPKNFIDFVIYKVTNKDYFRYHKLLGCPGGKQETFINEYNKGCHSIEDYDLYSTMKSIEAANEICPEHPDLVILKSRYMATNGRLEEAKAMLDDLINKEPGDLYAHYYRGNLHFRLGDFNTAYEDYKKAIEIKPDFIDVLFSIGKCCISLGKYEEAVERLEKLRDMLQYNRDVRVLIGCAYQFQVEQLEAVSKENPDDMGIKLKLAEAYLASNKIEESYGMLSQLEQNGNMNNESYLLYCKVLLAMEKKELAYTTVNRALEIYPGDYDLTVYKACIIDEFGRYEESILFYDKAIEMKGDDALTYNNRAFALNKLERFKEALESAENSIRLDSKMAHAYKNKAEALLGLELYEECIEACEEALNIYLYLVDIYVIKMKLLIRVGQYEEALNIFSRAAEYGLSDTRLYIEKANIMRTYEKYDDAIGLCDQAIALDEDCTDAYYYKGVCFFNKDNYQDALDCLNKVIEMDKKYEVAYYYRALSLLNMNEQDQALSEIDKAIALKHRITDRFHKLKGDVYSNRNDYVSAVQEYKKAININPSYAPYYYVTGSALNNAKVYQESLVYLNKAIELDPSMIDAYIDKSHTLYCIGDYKQCVVQCNLALEINSGYLLAYQNKAWALYKLGQINEAEQSCNNGLKIDGNYENLLNLKLLILKDKGLYNDALIVTDRLLEISPNDESIIHLREELLRKIGPKKGLLDSLFGKR